The window CCGGGGCTTTCCGGCATCGAGGTAATCAAGATCATAAGGAAGACATCTTCTGAAATGAAGATTCTCGCACTTTCCACTTTCAAGGACGAAAAATTCGTTAAAGACGCCATGAGAGCCGGAGCGGATGGCTATCTCCTCAAAAGCATCGGTCTCGACGATCTTGGAGATATCATTAGAGCTTTTTACCGTGGGGAGCAGATAATCTCTCCATATTTGGCCAATCTGACCCTACTGTGTCATGTGGAGGTTGAATCTTCCCAGGGTCCCCTTGATCAGCTGACCAGAAGGCAGCACGAAGTTTTTAATCTTATTGTCGAAGGTAAGTGCAACAAGGACATTGGGCGCCATCTGTACATCAGCGAGGATACGGTTAAAACCCATGTTAAAAATATTTACAGGAAGATACGTGCCAGGAACCGGGTTGAAGCGATAAAGGTCGCCCATGAGATGAAAGCCAGAATGTGAGCCGCAGGACGACCTTGGGAACGATTATTGCCAAACACAACGGAGGTGGTAATGAAAATATTATTTGCTGACCAGGACCCGCTTTACA is drawn from bacterium BMS3Abin14 and contains these coding sequences:
- the degU_2 gene encoding transcriptional regulatory protein DegU; its protein translation is MICEEFPELIKVFVADDHPLLRAGLRLSFTVENGFEYVGEAADGFTAVDKIKAQRPDVCLIDIDMPGLSGIEVIKIIRKTSSEMKILALSTFKDEKFVKDAMRAGADGYLLKSIGLDDLGDIIRAFYRGEQIISPYLANLTLLCHVEVESSQGPLDQLTRRQHEVFNLIVEGKCNKDIGRHLYISEDTVKTHVKNIYRKIRARNRVEAIKVAHEMKARM